Genomic segment of Candoia aspera isolate rCanAsp1 chromosome 2, rCanAsp1.hap2, whole genome shotgun sequence:
TAAGATGGATTTCCACCCCCCAATAATCTTGTCACAAAGAATATTAAAGCCATTGTAAAAATTAAATGTTGATGAAATACTCATACAATCTCTGGCTCACTGGTCCTTGTCTCTTGAAATAAATATCCTATATTTTTGCAGTGGGTGGGGATAGTAcaattattttccattattttatttcaatttctaccCCTTATTCCATCTCTAAGGTGATTAAGGCGGACTAAGACATTCTGTTAGTGAATGCTTTGGAAATGATttgaaaaaggtgcttcagaaccTGCAAAAACAGCACTCTAAAGCATTCCTAtgctttttcaggcttctgcacaaGCCTGAGAAAAGGCtctgctgctttaatgagtctGCTGCAGCTCATTAAAACAGCGACATCATTTTTCAACATCTCATGGAAGCTTGAAAAACTGACTGCTTTAAAGAGGTACTGCAGCCACATGTTCCAAAGCATCTCCTGAATAATTTTCAAGGCGCACATGCCCTACAAAATATAAATCAGTTACATGCAGCACTACATGCAGTAGTGCATTTTGCTCTACTTAAAGCTGCTATATAGTCTTTAAGAGTACCTCATAtaaagcacactgcagtagtctactTCCGTAAGTGAAGTATGGATAATGGCTAGCAGATCCAGCAGGCTCAGGAACAGCAGACACAGTAGAGTTAATTATACACATGCACTTCTTGCTATTGGCCAGCTAGCAAACCAAAGTCCGGCCTAGGTTAACAAGCATCTAGCATGGTCATTAATtagggaaatatttttaaatttaaaatatttgtattttatcatGACATGCATCTCCATGATTTAGAGAAATGGGCTGTTTGATCTGCAAAATGCATTTGCAGGCTCCAAAGTTAAGTACGTTGTCGGCCTGGACCTACAGAAAAAAGCTTCAAGAAATATTTTTGGTGATTGTGATTAAAATTAAACATCTGTGTTTACAATATATAAAGGAAAGTAgagaacatttctttttcttcctgtttctgtTGCTGTGCCAAGATATCCCATCTACAGAACACTGAACAGAAAGCTGATGGACTTATTACAAAATGGGAAATGTTTCATTCTTCTGGAAAATAGGCTCATAGAAAATTTCCACATGAACACACAATGACTCCTACAAGTGAGCCTCAATGTCTTGAACCTTGACATTTCCTGAGACATTTACCAAGATTCAAAATATGTAACCCAGTAGATGCCATAATTGTACAATGCATGGTGGGAGGGGGGGATATTCCCTTTTACACAGAAAAAGGAGCCAAACTGTCCAGCCTCTTTGCAGCAAAATTGTAGCTCCAAAAGATGTGGAAATCCTGTGTATCAGCTAAATCATAGCAGAAACTTGAAGACTCCATTCCTTAAAGCATATGAAATAACTTTCAGTATTAGTATAAAGGAAAATATGTATGTAGACCTCTTTCTGAATCTAACAgtcctctggctgctgctgctgcttcagccacctttgtttcctttttttaatgttattttgattGGGTGGTGGGGGCTAACTGTATCTTCTTCCTGGatcattttctttaaatattcattctCTTTTTCCCTGTTGGTGACTCATTGTAATTGCTTGGCTCTAGACTATACCCCAAGGCATGGAATTAGCCAATAAAAGTATAGAATATAAGGGTTTGTTGCCCTGGGCTGGCATCCACTGTTACTGCATAGAATCACAGAGGTGCTTTTATCTTTTGAACAGGAATTAGTCCCACATAATTACAGTCTGTCAGTAATTTTAAAGATATATTAGAATCtcaaggtgataaatttgataaataaataaatatttgtattcaTTGCAGGAACCCAGAAATGGATTTCCCAGTTCAAAGTAACTCTCAAGTCTTTcaattttttctatttctctggCAGTGGATTCAAGAATGGGACTTGCTACGGAAATTCTTTTTCCTATTCTTAACTGATGCATTCTCCAGATTTTTCCTCCTGTACTTACATCATTCCAgtcctgattttaaaaatgtacttctCTAACCATTCAAATAAATTACTAAACACTTAgcattttaaaagatacaaagagGAACTTTATTTGTATTACTATGAAGATATCAGGACTTTTAGCTTTAAGTGCTTGGATAATGAGaacatgtactttttttttcttcagatgaaGTTAGGATCAGATAGTATCTAAAAACTTTGAGTAATTTGCTCTGGCATCTTTTTTTCACTTGTCAGTTTTCCAAAAGTACCAAAAAACTCTTCCATTTCTCTCTGAAGAGCTTCATTTCGCCTTTCTGCGTCtttgcatgccctctctgcattgcATATTCTAATTTCCACTAAATGATGCCACTTCCGTTGCTGATCCAGTTTTGAATGCAGATCCCTAACCTCTAAGTCCAGTTCTTTGTTCTGTTGCTCCAGGCTGTTGGCATAAAAACAGACAGTGTGGTTTTACAGTGGTTCTTTCCCTGGCTTTATCCTGAGTTATGTTCATTTGGAAAACAATGTACTTGGAAGGTTTTCTTCTAGACTCTCAATAATATAAATCGAGAGTCACAGGCTAAAGAAGGATGCTCAGGCCTCTTCAACATAACTTGATCTGAAAAGTAACATCTCAGTCTATAATCACATTCATCTTTGTCTCCTGTATCCCTGTCATGTGCTGAAATCACGATTTTCACATGTTCACAGGAAGAAAATGAATCTATCGCTAGTAACCCAAACACTGTACTACTAAGTAGAAAACTTGTAGTTCAATAAAGTggcagtaaaaacaaaactgccCCTGTGAAATGTGAATCAGGATGATCACTCAATACATGCAAATTATACTGCGATTTATTTTTCCTGTTGCAGTTCACTGTTTACTGTGCAAAGTGCAACCACATTAACTggtcttttaaaatgcattgctAGAAGTGTATAAAGTATGAGACagataattattttcattattggTAGATTTTAATCTGATTTATTATTACTCATTCCAACCAGCCCTTAAATTTTTCCATACACCGATACTTCTGCTGTGTTTCCCACAACAGTAACACACAAAACATCCAAAAACATTTtattgtgtgccacccagagttgctttgtgcaagatgggcggccatataaatttgacaaataaataagccaaCCCCCAGTTGTTGACATATTGTGGACTTGAATATTTACCTTAAGATAATAGCTTCATACTCTGCCCTGTCTTGGGCCATCTGCTTCTTTAGATTGGCGAAGTGGCATCTCAAGGAGCTTTGACAAGTGCAAATGTCTTTGCATGAAGTAAGGCATTCACTACAGTTGCTCATCTGGCCTCGTTCCAAGGTGTCTTCAATCCCTCAGATATTTGTTGTCGCCTTATTAGCCCCTGGAAATTCTTCTGTGTGCTTATGCCTGGTTAAAAATACCAAAACCTCAGTTTTAATCCAAGCATTGTATTATCGAGGTAGTTATTTGAAGAGATCTCAGCAATGTTGTTTAAAATCTTTAAGCTTGTTTGAGAAAGTGCAACCAGCTTTCTTCTAGGTGAGAAGTGGTTTTTGATTTTGCCTGTTTTCTAGTTCCACACTGGACATGGAGGTCTCTGCAGCTGTCTGAAGCTTCTCAGATGCTTGGAAATAATCCACTTTTATGGGATCCTGGATCTTGTTTCATTCCAGACTCTGTTCTCGATATGGAATGGGAAACGCCTCAAGTTGCCATGCTTCATGTGTCCTCTTGCAGAAAGAGCTTATTTCTCCTCTTACTACCCTCCCTGTTTTCTCATTTGCAGTGTGACTGACATGGGTGGGGGGAACTCTAGCCAATGAATTGCTAGTTACTTGCTTCTGTTCAAATTTCTGCCGAGACACATTTGGCTGTGAAGCAGCAACAGCACAGCTGGAGTGTCCAAGTTCCCCTGTGTCTTTTGGATAGACAATAGAAATATATTCAGTCTGCTGTAGACTCACCGGTATAGCAACCTAAATAAATGGGGGGGAAAGGCTGGTAATGCCAGTACCAATGGGTGATATCAAGACATCATTCCAACCTGGTGCCATCATGATATGCTTCCACTACAACTCTCATCATGGTAGGTGAGATTATAAGAGTTGTTACGCAATACAATTAAAGGTCATTAGCTTAGGGAAGCAAGATAAGATGTGATGAAGTTTGTTTCTTGTTATTCCTATTGAGTTGTTGGCAATGCTGAAGAATCAAGTCACATAACTCATACGTTTAACACCGAAACAAGGAATAagtaagaatgaaaataaaacactttGATATGTGCTTTCTCAAATTCAAGAAATACCTGTTTCTGTTACCCGCCTGCCTGCCAACAAATGTTCGGTGTTTTGCTCATTTAGGCAAATAGCTTTTCTTGAAGAAAGAGTTCCATATATTTTCTTATAAGTATAGAACTTACAGAATATTTATGGCAAACCATTCGCTATTGaatattccttcctttcccacCTGAAGAAAGCTGGAGAATCTTACACCAGCCCTTCAGGAATATCAGACTGGAGAAATGTGAGTGCTCTCCTAAATGTTTTATTCTTCAGCAAATACTTTCCAACTTCACATAAACTTCACTTTTGCTGATTCATGTCTGTGCACACGCACAAACACGTATACATAAATGTAACCATATTAATACATTGGTACATCATTCAGCTTGTTTGGATATTGCACTTTTTCTGTGCCTGAAAGATGCAAAGAGGGTGAAGTGGAAATGTACTTCTGAAATGAGTACTGTGTCCTGAAGCCATACTCCATATGTCCATGATTTGTTCCAGCAGTGAGACTGTTCTTTTATTGTCTTCTCCTTGTTGTCTATGTACAATGACAGCTGAATTTcattaactgaatcttgaaaCTGATcatgataaataatataaatgtgCATCTGTCTTAAATTTGTAATATGTCATTTTTTGAACCAAGCAGAACAGGAGTCCTGGCCACTGCAATATTTGGGGTATTGGAAAATAGAACCATGTTGTCCacataaaggacaaaagtgagcaTCCTCGAGAGCTAACTTGTACATAAAATTACTATACTGAAAGAACTCTGTTATATTTTGCAGTTAATTTTATGGAACTTAAATGATGAGGTTCTTGTACTTTCAATATTTCTTGAGGTGTCATGTGCAGTTTACTGAAGTTTTCAGTTACTTAATTTCCCTGTCCCCTATCCTCTACTGACTGACAAAACCATGTAGTATAGAAAAAGGCACCTGTCTAGGTTGTGTGTAAGGTGCTGTCTTTTATTTGTTAGTGAAATGCAGGAAGAGatatatgattttaaaatgatattAAGGCTTGTCAGCATCTTTGATATCTGCAAAGGTGGTGGGATAGATTTGGATGGTCCACCACAGATTCATCATGGATCTACTTGGTTTTCAGGAGATGTTTGGGGATTTGCCAAGCAGTCTGACAGGCAGACCTCACATGCACCCCATTGAGCTCTTGAATGGAGAGATGATGAGGGCATTGCCCGCAAGTGGCCTTTTTCTGTTCACCAAACCTGAAGacccttggtttactgaggagctcaCTGAGATGATGGAACAAAGGTGAGTGATAGAATACTAATGGTTGAAGACAAGGAGTGAATATGACTGAATACAAGAATGAGTTCAGGTTCATGCCTATACTGTAGTGTGGTACAAAGAATTGTCTGCTCTTAATTAATTGATGGAATATTGTCTGACTGCCCTCTTTAAGGTGGCCCATTCCATTTTGGGTAAGGGTGGGTGAATTGATCTCCTTTCAGGCCACTGTAATATGGGTGCTagacattttgcttttaaaaactaaCTGGAAATTTTAGTTGGTACAGAATGTGACagcccacttctgaaatcttgccaagaaaactacagggacaagAATCTGACATGATCAAATGGATATATCCATTTTATACACATCAAACCAATACAACAAATAAAggctataaaaacaatataaaaaccatataaaatcaTAAATTCATAGCCAAGGTAATCATCTACATACATAAGAGTCAATATCTTTGCTCCCTAAATAATCTTGACATAtccatcaatcatctatctatctatatatcatctatctatcatctatctgtctgtcagtctatcatatttatatagttgccTATATCAcctaaaagtgactctgggtggtgtgcaacacttaattaaaaacaataaatacattaaaaagttacatttaaaaaatagctaTAAAAAGGCACATAAAATAAGGGATGGTATAAGGGAGCCCATAAGGCACCATAAGGGAGCCATTGCAAGATCTCCATACCCTGGGCCCGCCAGGCCTGatcacagagccaggtcttgaggggcCTGTGGAATGTTGAgagagatggggctaacctcacgtCTGGGGGGAGAAGAGTCCACAAGGGGGGCACCATGTGTGAAACAGAATGGAtgcataatgtatttttatgtacagtattatgGATTAGGAATGGTCTCTGGTAGCCCCATTAGATAACTAATAAATTCATTTTGAAGAAACCCTATtttctgatttctttaaaaatagggtttttaaagaaatcaggATACTGATAGCCACAGGCTGGATCTGTACTGGATTTGGCATCCTCAAACCCAGAGACATTAGCTTTGGCACATCACCCTTATCGGCTGATTGCAAAGGATTATGTCTTATGAATTAAAGTAAATTATTGGGGGGAAAGGGCTTGGGAGGAATTCAGCTCATCAACTTATGAATCAACTAAAAATCCGTGCACATGTGCACAGACAAGATACACTGGTACATTATCAGGTCATGATCCCCACCCCAGATATTTGAAATATGAAATTAATGTGCAGCACAATATATTTCCTCCCTTGTTCTTGCTGATGAAGGCAAATAGACTGAACCTGAATGTGAACAGCGGCAGTAGCCAAGAACTTTAGATCAGTGAACTCTCAGCTGGAGAGAATGAGTATGTTACAAAGTCAAACAGAAGGCTGGGTTTTCACTTCTCCCAATCTTTCTAGGATCATCAAGGTTGTGTTttgaggggaggaggattctgtctggCTTTGGGGTTCTGATCTTCACCTCAAGGAAATGGAATAGCAGCTAGCTATCAAAATATAATTAGACTGGAAAATAATCATCTCCTTCAAAAGCACTACTGGGTTCCATTAATATCAATAGGTGGGCTCCTGGCAAGAATGGGGTAAGCATATTTTTTGAGCCAGGGGCATGTTTGGAAATTTGAGCGCTTGTGGAAAGCATCCTCAAAAATATCCATCATGGGTAATTTGCCAATTAAAAAACTCTAAATAATAATTCTGTTAAGGAAAAGCAGGTTGCCGATTAAATGTACACATTTGGGAGGGGGGTGGAATGCAATAGCCTTGGACTCGCATATGAAGGTGCCTTCAAACAAACTGGGGTTCAGTGATTGAAATAATGATTTGGATTGAACTGTAATCCCATAGATCATTTTATCATCTTGGGTTCCCTCATACATTTCTGTTTATTGACTTAAGTTTATTGATTGAAATGGGCAcaccaaaggggggaaaaatacatCAACATAAAACAGAATAAGAGAAtcagaagtgggggggggcattAGTCTACTGAGTGCAATGCCCTGCTCAGTGCATGAATCCAGATGAAAGCATCCCTAGCAGATGGCCATCTAGCCTCTATCATGTCCAGCCCATCGCTTTACTTAGAAACTGGTTCCACAGatgaactgctcttactgttaggataTTTCTCCTAATATTCCATGATTatgatctgccttcctgtaacttaaatgcaTTATTCCATGACCTGCAATTTTGGAATGAGAGGGAACAAGTTTTGACCTCCTTTGGTGTGAcattctttcagatatttgaagaatgctatcatatcccTCTCAATTCTTCTCAAGACTAAATATGTCCACTTCATTCAATCTCTGGGGAAACATAGGAATTCAGTAGAGCACATAATAAAAAACTTGTTCCCTCTCTTGTAGTCCATGGAACATGAAATCTACTGCAAAATGAATCAGGGTTACATCTTTGCAATTTATGGCTAGAAGAACCTGGAAAGGCCGTATCCATAGAGAAGCATGAAATAGGCAGGTGCAAAGAATGAAGTGACTTTCATGGCCATGCTCTTCCACTGAAAGCCCAGAATAACCAATTTGTCAGCCATTTCAATTTGTTTAAACCTTGAAATCAAAAGGTGTCATCACTGTATGATTAGAGAGTGGCCGCTAGGTGTCACTACTGGAGTTTATTTTCAACAAGCTGAAACTGAGGAAGAAGAAATCTATTCAATACTGCTCTCTTTTTTGATCTtttacatattattattattatttggtctCTTCTGTCTTAAATGCTTCAAAGCTTGATCCATAACACCTCTAGTTGTGTACGTATAAACAAAAATGTCACGCCCCTGCCATGGGGGAAGAAAGGTAAAATCTCAAGACCGAAGAGAAGGGCTCCATTTAGCTGAATGAACAGGAGGAATCTCCATTggcagaggtgtctgcagaggaggtcaaagaagtcaagatggtggccacagctgcACAAAAGTGGGCAAGGCTTTGATTGCCCCAGCCAGAGGCGGTTGAATCAGTGCAAAACAGTTTGTAGTGTATAAACTCAAGCATACTATTATACAAGGCAAGGCACCTTAAAACATTAAAGCCAGAGTCtaaaattacaggtagttcttgtttaatgaccactcgttcagtgaccatttgagttttgacagcactgaacgagtggtagttacaatgtgtccttgaagttccggctgTTCCAGCagccctgcggtcacatgattgtgatctgggtgcttggcagccggcTCGCACTTAGGACAGTTACATTGtcctgtggtcaagtgatcaccatttgcaacctttcctgccagcttcccacaagccaagtcaatggggaaactggcagggaaggtcacaagtcgctccAGTAAGTCGctcacaccctccctgcccagcaACAGCCAAACTGTCCCTGCTGCGCTCGCGCCACGCCTTGTGGCCCATCCACACACCCTCCTCtgcccggcagcagccactttgcTGCTTGCCAGCTTGCTTGCAAACCGCCtgggacttgcttaatgacccacaaaccttgcttaacaacggcaatggggactgccaggattgccagcactaagcgatgtggtcatgtgatatcacactttacaaccacattgcttagcaatggaaattctgttcCTGAGGACTACGTGTAATCAGCTGCAGCATTCAGCAATGGATCAGATCATACCGCTAGGCCCCCCgatagcttatttttaaaaaaatgcaatctcACTGTcaactaaagaaaaaaggcatTAAAATGTATTGATTGAGTGCACACTTTGGGCCATTCTACAAGCTTTTAGGGTGGGGTGTGGAGGTCTGGCAATGCAGGCTCTTGCCCTTGCTATATCTTCTTGgcaattgttttttatttatttgatgtattattttacaatatttgtaaacccccccccccatcaaaaaggctctgggcagtgcacaacaaggaaaaaaaccccaagatgaTTAGTTAGTCATATGAAAACATAATATACAATGCAATCAATAATAATACAATCAAAACAATCAGATGGCTGCCTACAGTCACTTGATGAACTAAGGCTTGTTGGAATAAAAATTTTCAGCCGTTGCATCTGCTTCCTCAAAACAGATGATTCTCTTCAGCGTCAATGTCTGAAAAATAATTGCCAAAATTTACTTCTTCACTTAAGTTCAAGATGCTACCTCTTAGGCTTATTCCCAATTCCCATCAAAATCTGATCCCTAAatccggggtgggggagatcACAGTTCTAAATATCGTTATGCATTTTTCCCTTAATTCCCTTAGTAAATGGCCAGCACCCCATGCTTTTTGCCAGATGCAGTTGTCCTCTTGCCATTTCTAGCAAGGTGCGCATGTTTCTAAGCTACTTCGTTCACAGTAAGCAGGCACTCTATGGACATTTCCCTTCACGCTGTTTGAGAATCAGTTTGGTGCCAGTTCTTCTGCAGCTGTTGTGAAAGACAAAGATTTTAAGAACCAGACAGGGGCTCATTGTAGCTGCCCAGTTTCAGCTCTaaatgggaaggaaagagagcaTGTCCCTGCAATTGCTGTTTTGGGATCATCACCGAATGATTCATAagagtcattttttttcctgaagctctgTTGCCTGGTGCATGCTGGTTGGCAAATGAAAAGCTCATCCCAGCTGTATTCATCAAAAGacgttttaaaaaatagtctgaCTGAGAATATGCATATTGTCTTCAACCATCCTAAGTATTTGTTCACTGAATTTACAGTCTAGGGTGAATTCTTTTGGGACATTAGGTTTCATAAGTGAGTATGAAAAACATATAGATGATAAAATATAAGCATGGCTGTATTTTGATCCAGCTATGAAATGCTATCCCATTTCCActcttttagaaatattttagtctttggttttttaaattagtttaatTCTTCACTTGTAGATCTTATTGTTTGTGGATTTGTTTTATCTAGCtatttgttgtaagctgccctgacAAAGTACTTTGGGGGTAATGGagccaaagtgtgtgtgtgtgtgtgtgtgtgtataagccaTTTATTGTCTTAATCAGGCATAAAGGAAAGTTATTAAATGTTGTTGGTACAGATTACTAATATTTATAGAATTGCTTGGTCCGTCTTTACACGTAAtcctttccttcatttttaaatCTTAAGAATTTCTACCCCATGTTCACATTATAAAAAAATGTCAAAAAGTTCTCATCATGGCAATTAAAAACAGCTTCATTCAAAATAAACAACTTTACCAATTCATAAAACTTAAGAGTACATGACTGAAGCCAGGTAAACATTCAAAggttaattaaaagaaagaataacaaaaagcTGGCGCAGACCTTGGCTGTATGGCAAATTCTGCCAACTATATTTTGAATTGCTTGAACTTTCCAAACCGTCTCTGTGGTTTTTCTGTGCAGTTGAACAGCATTTCATGCTTTGTTCAGAATGCTACCATGTGCCCTACAGACCTTACCTTcccgttaaaaaaaaaagggagggcacCTTGGTTGGGAAAAAAGTTATCCCACTCTAGATT
This window contains:
- the LOC134492283 gene encoding rho GTPase-activating protein 24-like; this translates as MSNCSECLTSCKDICTCQSSLRCHFANLKKQMAQDRAEYEAIILSLEQQNKELDLEVRDLHSKLDQQRKWHHLVEIRICNAERACKDAERRNEALQREMEEFFGTFGKLTSEKKMPEQITQSF